One stretch of Thalassovita sp. DNA includes these proteins:
- a CDS encoding GNAT family N-acetyltransferase: protein MITIAQESPLTEDGRTLLAGSDAALRAVYSAEECFTLDPEELVDDSITFLVAREEGAALGCVALVDCGSYSEVKRLFVTPQARGKRLARLLMAELEARAAALGHQAVNLETGDKLEAAVALYKRLGYAVIGPFGDYPDHPASLFMGKAL, encoded by the coding sequence ATGATCACCATCGCGCAGGAATCGCCCCTGACCGAGGATGGCCGCACCCTGTTGGCTGGCTCAGACGCGGCCCTGCGCGCGGTCTACTCGGCAGAGGAATGCTTCACCCTCGATCCCGAGGAGCTGGTGGATGACAGCATCACCTTCCTCGTCGCGCGGGAAGAAGGCGCCGCCCTTGGTTGCGTGGCGCTGGTTGATTGCGGCAGCTACAGCGAGGTGAAACGCCTCTTCGTGACGCCTCAGGCGCGCGGCAAACGCCTGGCGCGCCTGCTGATGGCCGAACTGGAAGCCCGCGCAGCCGCATTGGGCCATCAGGCGGTCAATCTGGAAACCGGCGACAAGCTGGAAGCCGCGGTCGCGCTTTACAAACGCCTCGGCTACGCGGTCATCGGCCCTTTCGGGGACTATCCCGATCACCCCGCCAGCCTGTTCATGGGCAAAGCACTTTGA
- the cobW gene encoding cobalamin biosynthesis protein CobW: MPAKIPATVVTGFLGAGKTTLIRNMLANANGKRIALIINEFGDLGVDGDILKGCGDETCTEDDIMELSNGCICCTVAEDFIPTLEKLLDRDQKPDHIVIETSGLALPQPLVRAFNWPEISTRVTVDGVVTVVDGRAVQDGQFAHNIAAVDAQRKLDENLDHETPLSELFEDQVTCADMIVVNKTDLLSAEEATQLTTRLKDESRDGVQVVKASMGVLPVDVLLGQGVGAEADMAARHESHHHHHDHDHEVGDDHHHHHHDHDHDDFESFVVERAEITDPKAFADQVVSVIRDHGILRLKGFAAVTGKPMRLTLQAVGPRIDTYFDQPFGSNPRKTRLVVIGESGLDRAAIEKALQA, from the coding sequence ATGCCCGCCAAGATCCCTGCAACCGTTGTGACCGGTTTCCTCGGTGCCGGTAAAACCACCCTGATCCGCAATATGCTGGCCAATGCCAATGGCAAGCGCATCGCGCTGATCATCAATGAATTCGGCGATCTTGGTGTGGATGGTGACATCCTGAAAGGCTGCGGTGATGAGACCTGCACCGAAGATGACATCATGGAGCTTTCGAACGGCTGCATCTGCTGCACCGTGGCCGAAGACTTCATCCCGACGCTGGAAAAGCTGTTGGATCGGGATCAGAAACCCGATCACATCGTGATCGAAACCTCCGGTCTGGCGCTGCCGCAGCCCTTGGTCCGCGCCTTCAACTGGCCCGAAATTTCCACCCGCGTGACCGTGGACGGTGTGGTCACCGTTGTGGATGGCCGCGCCGTGCAGGATGGCCAGTTCGCCCACAACATCGCCGCCGTGGACGCGCAGCGTAAGCTGGACGAAAACCTGGATCACGAAACCCCGCTGTCGGAACTGTTCGAAGATCAGGTCACCTGCGCCGATATGATTGTGGTGAACAAAACCGACCTCCTCAGCGCAGAGGAAGCCACCCAGCTGACCACCCGCCTGAAAGACGAAAGCCGCGACGGCGTGCAGGTGGTCAAAGCCTCCATGGGGGTTCTGCCGGTGGATGTGCTGCTGGGTCAGGGTGTGGGCGCCGAGGCTGATATGGCCGCGCGTCACGAAAGCCACCATCACCACCATGATCACGATCACGAGGTTGGCGACGATCATCACCATCATCACCACGATCACGACCATGACGATTTCGAAAGCTTCGTTGTGGAACGCGCCGAAATCACCGATCCCAAAGCCTTTGCCGATCAGGTGGTCAGCGTCATTCGCGATCACGGCATCCTGCGCCTGAAAGGCTTCGCTGCAGTGACCGGCAAGCCGATGCGCCTGACCCTGCAGGCGGTTGGCCCGCGCATCGACACCTATTTTGACCAGCCCTTCGGCAGCAACCCACGCAAAACCCGCTTGGTGGTGATTGGGGAGTCCGGCCTGGACCGCGCAGCAATTGAGAAGGCACTGCAAGCATGA
- a CDS encoding CbtA family protein gives MFAKIGTSALFAGFAAGLIAAVLQLVFVQPVLLHAELYEGGDLVHFGGTLNAVEQELPGFDAMRDGLSVLFTALIYTGYAFMLVGAMALASDRGHAVTARNGIIWGIAGYIAFHFAPAVSLPPELPGVAAADVVDRQIWWFGTVISAAIAMALIGFGSGWAAWGVAAVLLLAPHLIGAPQPEHFAGPVPPELGGEFAGRALGVGLASWAILGCFAGFFWSRAEAEG, from the coding sequence ATGTTTGCTAAAATCGGGACCAGCGCGTTGTTCGCTGGGTTTGCAGCAGGGCTGATTGCCGCCGTGCTGCAACTGGTATTCGTGCAACCTGTGCTCTTGCACGCCGAACTCTACGAGGGCGGCGATCTGGTGCATTTCGGGGGAACACTGAACGCTGTTGAACAGGAGCTGCCGGGCTTTGACGCGATGCGCGACGGGCTGAGCGTTCTGTTCACCGCACTGATCTACACCGGCTATGCCTTCATGCTGGTGGGCGCCATGGCGCTGGCCAGCGACCGCGGCCATGCCGTGACCGCGCGCAACGGTATCATCTGGGGCATTGCAGGCTATATCGCCTTCCATTTCGCCCCCGCTGTCAGCCTGCCGCCGGAACTGCCCGGTGTTGCAGCGGCCGATGTTGTGGACCGTCAGATCTGGTGGTTCGGCACGGTGATTTCCGCCGCGATCGCGATGGCGCTGATCGGCTTCGGTTCGGGCTGGGCCGCATGGGGTGTTGCCGCCGTGCTGCTGCTGGCACCTCATTTGATCGGCGCACCGCAGCCTGAACATTTCGCCGGCCCCGTGCCGCCGGAACTGGGCGGGGAATTTGCCGGTCGCGCCCTTGGCGTTGGCCTGGCCTCCTGGGCGATCCTTGGCTGTTTCGCCGGCTTCTTCTGGAGCCGCGCCGAGGCTGAAGGTTAA
- a CDS encoding CbtB domain-containing protein — translation MTTMTATKTAAKSNTSALVGFIFAAVIGMGIVTVAGHVQADTLHDAAHDVRHATGFPCH, via the coding sequence ATGACCACTATGACTGCGACGAAGACCGCCGCAAAGTCCAACACCTCGGCGCTGGTTGGTTTCATTTTTGCCGCTGTGATTGGCATGGGCATCGTCACCGTTGCCGGCCACGTACAGGCAGACACCCTGCATGATGCCGCACATGACGTGCGCCACGCCACTGGCTTCCCCTGCCACTGA
- the cobN gene encoding cobaltochelatase subunit CobN produces the protein MHLLAATPGSIDDGQEPVDLGQSPADVIFISAADTELAALSQARADLSDAPSLRLSNLTHLQHPMSVDLHLDNCATKSRLVVARILGGAGYWKYGFEQFAARLAEAGVPFVALPGDDKPDAELRGLSTVSSEDYDALWAYLVEGGPDNALNFLSYCNWMLADHQGEAPQAAAPLLRAGVYWPGAGVADIAAAQGAWRDGQPVVPVIFYRALVQGAGLNPINRLVKSLLRQGLNPLPIFVASLKDPVSVATLETLFTAAAPSVILNTTAFAVGSPHAGDQAPDNPLTMPAAAEAPVFQIVLAGSTEQAWAEGLTGLSARDIAMNVALPEVDGRILSRAISFKDEAYFDEATECPIATYRAQGDRIDFTARLAANWAKLRHKAPADRRVAMVLANYPNKDGRLANGVGLDTPAAAVNMLQALAGAGYSVENAPADSDALMQQIMAGPTNWLTDRAARDGGTPMTLASYRQHYDALPWEVREQIESRWGQPEEDPFCDGNGFALSIFPFGNAVITVQPARGYNIDPTDTYHSPDLVPPHNYLAFYFQLRHEFGADAIAHMGKHGNMEWLPGKALALSSTCWPEVVFGPTPHLYPFIVNDPGEGTQAKRRAQAVIIDHLTPPLTRAESYGPMKDLEALVDEYYEAAGVDPRRIEHLRREILSLTSATGIGEDAGLKGEDEDSDLAKLDAYLCDLKEAQIRDGLHIFGTSPDGDQARDLTIALARVPRGQGKGADNSLIRALAEDLELGFDPLDCDMAAPWQGPRPGVLADLDTANWRSHGDTVERLELLAIVLLDTEGAAPGPSSAEVLTHLRTTIRPTLDSCGPAETDGFLQVLDGRFLPPGPSGAPTRGRLDTLPTGRNFYSVDSRAVPTPTAWALGWKSANLLIEKHLQDHGDWPRSLLVTAWGTANMRTGGDDIAQALALMGVKPKWDNANRRVTGFEILPASVLDRPRVDVTLRISGFFRDAFPQLIALVDSAARAVQALEEPEDQNPAAARARSGEGQARVFGSKPGAYGAGLQALIDERIWNDTADFAEAYLEWGSYSYGAGGEGQKDRDGLEQRLSQAEAIVQNQDNREHDLLDSDDYYQFEGGAAAAVKTLQGQDRPIYHNDHSRPERPVIRTLDEEIGRVLRSRVVNPKWIDGVKRHGYKGAFEIAATVDYLFAFAATTGAVRNHHFDLVHSAFLEDQDTRDFIAEHNAPALREIAERLQEAMDRGLWTPRSNSARALIEALRA, from the coding sequence ATGCATCTTCTCGCCGCCACTCCGGGATCGATTGATGACGGGCAGGAACCCGTGGATCTGGGCCAAAGCCCGGCTGATGTGATCTTCATCTCTGCGGCCGACACGGAACTGGCGGCCCTCAGCCAGGCCCGCGCCGATCTCAGCGATGCGCCTAGCCTGCGCCTGTCCAACCTGACCCATCTGCAGCATCCGATGTCTGTGGATCTGCATCTGGACAATTGCGCCACGAAATCACGGCTGGTGGTGGCACGCATTCTGGGCGGGGCGGGCTACTGGAAATACGGGTTCGAACAATTTGCCGCCCGTCTGGCGGAGGCCGGTGTGCCCTTTGTGGCCCTGCCCGGGGACGACAAACCCGACGCCGAGTTGCGCGGCCTTTCGACCGTGTCGTCGGAAGACTATGATGCACTCTGGGCCTATCTGGTTGAGGGCGGGCCGGACAACGCGCTGAACTTCCTCAGCTATTGCAACTGGATGCTGGCGGATCATCAGGGTGAGGCCCCACAGGCCGCTGCCCCCCTTCTACGCGCCGGGGTCTACTGGCCCGGCGCCGGTGTCGCCGACATTGCCGCCGCACAGGGCGCATGGCGCGACGGCCAGCCTGTGGTGCCGGTGATCTTTTACCGCGCCTTGGTGCAGGGCGCTGGCCTGAACCCGATCAACCGTTTGGTGAAATCGCTATTGCGCCAGGGGCTGAACCCGCTGCCGATTTTTGTGGCCTCCCTGAAAGATCCAGTATCGGTCGCGACGCTGGAAACCCTTTTCACCGCGGCGGCGCCCTCGGTGATCCTCAATACCACCGCCTTTGCCGTTGGCAGCCCCCATGCGGGCGACCAGGCGCCGGACAACCCGCTGACCATGCCCGCCGCCGCCGAAGCACCGGTGTTTCAGATCGTTCTGGCGGGCAGCACCGAACAGGCCTGGGCTGAGGGCCTCACCGGTCTGTCTGCCCGCGACATTGCAATGAACGTCGCCCTGCCTGAGGTCGACGGCCGCATCCTGTCACGCGCCATCAGCTTCAAGGATGAAGCCTATTTTGATGAGGCCACCGAATGCCCCATCGCCACCTACCGCGCCCAGGGCGACCGGATCGATTTCACCGCCCGCCTTGCCGCCAATTGGGCCAAGCTGCGCCACAAGGCCCCGGCTGATCGCCGGGTTGCCATGGTGCTGGCAAACTACCCCAACAAGGACGGGCGGCTGGCCAATGGTGTCGGCCTCGACACACCCGCCGCCGCTGTGAACATGCTGCAGGCGCTGGCCGGGGCAGGCTACAGCGTTGAAAACGCGCCCGCCGACAGTGACGCGCTGATGCAGCAGATCATGGCCGGGCCCACCAACTGGCTGACCGATCGCGCCGCGCGCGACGGCGGCACGCCCATGACGCTCGCCAGCTACCGGCAGCATTATGATGCCCTGCCCTGGGAGGTGCGCGAACAGATCGAGAGCCGCTGGGGCCAGCCCGAGGAGGATCCGTTCTGCGATGGCAACGGCTTTGCCCTGTCGATCTTCCCGTTCGGCAATGCGGTGATCACGGTGCAGCCCGCCCGCGGCTATAACATCGACCCGACCGACACCTATCATTCGCCGGATCTGGTGCCGCCACACAACTATCTGGCCTTCTATTTCCAGCTGCGCCATGAGTTTGGCGCCGATGCGATCGCCCATATGGGCAAACACGGCAATATGGAGTGGCTGCCCGGCAAGGCACTGGCGCTCTCCTCGACCTGCTGGCCTGAGGTGGTCTTTGGCCCCACGCCGCATCTATATCCGTTCATCGTCAATGACCCCGGCGAGGGCACCCAAGCCAAACGCCGCGCGCAGGCCGTCATCATCGACCACCTGACACCACCGCTGACCCGCGCCGAAAGCTATGGACCGATGAAGGATCTGGAGGCGCTGGTCGATGAATACTATGAGGCCGCCGGCGTGGATCCCCGCCGCATTGAACACCTGCGGCGTGAAATCCTCTCGCTTACCTCGGCCACCGGAATCGGCGAAGATGCTGGGCTAAAAGGTGAGGATGAAGACAGCGATCTGGCCAAACTGGACGCTTACCTGTGTGATCTGAAAGAGGCCCAGATCCGCGATGGGCTGCACATTTTCGGCACGTCGCCCGATGGCGATCAAGCCCGCGATCTGACCATCGCGCTGGCCCGCGTGCCCCGCGGTCAGGGCAAAGGCGCGGACAACTCGCTGATCCGGGCATTGGCCGAGGATCTGGAGCTTGGCTTTGATCCGCTGGACTGTGACATGGCCGCCCCCTGGCAGGGCCCGCGTCCTGGAGTGCTGGCAGATCTCGACACTGCCAATTGGCGCAGTCATGGCGACACGGTGGAACGTCTGGAACTGCTGGCAATCGTCCTCCTCGACACCGAAGGCGCTGCCCCCGGTCCCTCGTCAGCCGAGGTGCTGACGCACCTGCGCACCACGATCCGTCCCACGCTGGACAGCTGTGGCCCCGCCGAAACCGATGGCTTCCTGCAGGTTCTGGACGGCCGGTTCCTGCCCCCCGGCCCCTCTGGCGCGCCGACCCGCGGACGGTTGGATACCCTGCCGACAGGGCGGAATTTTTATTCGGTCGACAGCCGTGCGGTGCCGACCCCAACGGCCTGGGCGCTGGGGTGGAAATCCGCCAACCTGTTGATTGAAAAGCACCTGCAGGATCACGGCGACTGGCCGCGCAGCCTGCTGGTCACTGCCTGGGGCACTGCGAATATGCGCACCGGTGGCGATGACATTGCCCAAGCGCTGGCCCTGATGGGGGTCAAACCCAAATGGGACAATGCCAACCGGCGTGTCACCGGGTTTGAGATTTTGCCAGCCTCGGTGCTTGACCGGCCCCGGGTTGACGTCACCCTGCGTATTTCTGGCTTTTTCCGCGATGCCTTCCCACAGCTGATCGCTTTGGTGGACAGCGCTGCCCGCGCGGTTCAGGCCCTTGAGGAGCCAGAGGATCAAAACCCCGCCGCCGCCCGCGCCCGGTCCGGCGAAGGTCAGGCCCGCGTTTTCGGCTCCAAACCCGGGGCCTATGGGGCGGGTCTGCAGGCCCTGATTGATGAGCGGATCTGGAATGACACCGCCGATTTCGCAGAGGCTTATCTGGAATGGGGCAGCTATTCCTATGGGGCCGGCGGCGAAGGGCAAAAGGACCGCGACGGGCTGGAACAACGCCTGTCACAGGCCGAAGCGATTGTGCAGAACCAGGACAACCGCGAACATGACCTGCTGGACAGTGATGACTACTACCAGTTCGAAGGCGGTGCCGCGGCCGCGGTGAAAACCCTGCAGGGGCAGGACCGGCCCATCTATCACAATGACCATTCCCGCCCTGAACGTCCGGTGATCCGCACGCTGGACGAGGAAATCGGCCGGGTGCTGCGGTCACGCGTGGTGAACCCGAAGTGGATCGATGGGGTCAAACGCCACGGCTATAAAGGCGCCTTTGAGATTGCCGCGACGGTCGATTACCTCTTTGCCTTTGCAGCGACCACCGGAGCGGTCAGAAATCACCATTTTGATTTGGTACATTCCGCGTTTCTGGAAGATCAGGACACCCGCGATTTCATTGCCGAGCATAACGCGCCAGCCCTACGCGAGATTGCTGAACGTTTGCAGGAAGCCATGGACCGCGGGCTGTGGACACCGCGATCAAACTCGGCCCGTGCCTTGATCGAGGCGCTGCGGGCCTAG